Below is a genomic region from Virgibacillus dokdonensis.
CTTTGTAAGCGATTACAGTTACATTACTGGAATTGGTATTGGAACCGTTATGGGAGCTGTATTTATTTTTCTCATGGGGGTATTTTTAGTAGCCACAGAAGAAATGAATTCGAACAGAAAAACTTGGCGATAGCCGTAGTTTTGCTTATACTAGAATCCATAAAAATGTATTCTTTCCTATAGTAGAAAAAAGACTTAACAAATCCGTATCTAAGATTTAATAATGCGCCCATGAAACGAGCCGTTTGCTTATGCGAAGCAGACGGCTCGTTTCATCTATTGTGCAGCGCACCATAGCATTTCGCAGCTAGACTTACTAAAACATGTTTTTTCAATGGTTGTTACAAGCCGAGTTGCCTATATCATTGATTATATATGGAAAATATTGTTTAATTGTATACATAAAATGAAACTTCAATTAGTGGGATTTTTATATCATACGGATTATTGATTGACGTAAAGGCTTTTAATTAAACTGAAGATTTAAATGCTGTTAAATCCCACTTTGACTTATTCAGCGCTCACAACGTCCCATTTTTAAAGTAAGAAAACGGACAGCACCTTATATCTGGGATCAAACTGTAACCGTAGAGGAGAGCTTGTACATGACCTTAAATCAACTATTCCAATCTTTGATATCGTATATTCCAGCGACAAACATGAACATGAGAAAAGCATACCAACCTGATGAAATTATTTCAGGCGTGCAATATGATATTTTCTCAAACACTACGAACAAAAACGTAGCAGTATTCACCGTGGATAATCAAGGAAAGCTGCTTTACTTTTCTGTAGAAGATGAAATTTTAAAACCATCAAATTACACATTAAAACGTGATGAATTAATCGAAAAAGCAAGTCATTTTGTAAAAACATTTTACCCTGAGATGTATAAAAATTGCAAACTAGCTTCTTTTTTAAAATTAGGAAATGCATACACGGTTCACTTCGCCTATCAGGATGAACAATTGCATTTATTTCTCCCTGAAACAGGAGTTACATTATTTTTAACGAAAAGCGGTAAAATCAGTACGATTATTTCTTTTCATGATAAGAATACGAACATACATTATCCTGATGTCATGATCTCTGCTGAAGCAGCAAAGAAACAATACTTGCACCATTTGGAACCAGAATTACTAATTGCTCCAATGGATACATATTATATAAACAATAATGGCAAATTTCGACTCGTTTACAGCATAATTGAACGTGCATTCTACATACCAGCTGACGGGGGAGAAATCTATGTGCAAAAAGATGCTATAAAACAAATTCCTTTTCATAAACCAGAAAAAGTTAAAACGAATTTACACGATATCATTGGTTTAAAGGGTTATAAGCTAATGAAGAAAAAACAAGCAAAGAACAAACGAATAGAGGTTTGGTCTACCCTACCAAATGTCATTCAGAATAAAACAGATTTTGATATCGAGGAAATAGATTCTTGTCTTATGAAATTATGCTTTGATAAGCAAGATCGATTGCTACAAATAACGAGTGAAGAACTGCCTCCAAAAGACATAAGTAAACCTATTGGCGTAGACCAAGCCGAAGAAATAGCGTATCAGTTATTATTCTACCTTTATCCTGAAGCGCACAAGCAATTGATTAGAATTGATGGTGAGGGGGAAATAGAGGATGTTTATTGCTTTGATTTCCGCTGGCAATATAACAGCATCCGTATTTTACACGATATCATTTCTATAGATGTTGGGAAATATTCAGGTCGGATTTGTAGCTTTGATCATCAACCGTTATGTAAACAACGATATGAGCATGTCCATACGACACCGACACTTTCTAAGCAAACGGTCAAACAAATATACGCCGACGATGTACAAATGGAGTTACGTTGGTTTCAAGATGGAGAAAGCGATTATAAATTAGTGTATGCACCCACTTTTCCAAAATTAGCTGGCGTTATCCGAATGATTGATGCGCATACAGCGCAAATATTTCAAACTGAAAAGACAGAACTATTTTGTTAGTGCATTGTTCTTAATTGAAAGTTAAAGGACACATACACCTAAAATTTTTAACTTCCTAGGTGTATGTGATCATTCCGTGTTACAGTAATACTTCCAATATACAAGCGGTTTTTACGCTCTATCCATCCAGCAAAGCTACTAAAAATGCTCTCTTATGAAACTTGCTAAATTATATCCACTATAAAGCAAAAACGTCTACTTTGTTCCAAATACAATTTCAAATTTAGCTCCACCTAACTCTGAACGGCCAACCGATATTTTTCCATTGGATTGTTCAATGATGGCTCTAGCAATAGCAAGTCCAAGCCCCGTTTCTCCACCTTTTCCTTTCACAAAACGGTGAAAAATATGAGGAATTAAATCTTCAGGCACACCTTCTCCGTCATCTTCTATACGAATAAGCACTTTTTTATTTTCCTTCTTCATCTCGATCTGAACTTGTTGATTGGCATGACGAATGGCATTGAATGTCAAATTCAACAATGCTCGTAACATTTTCTCCGCATCCGCTGTGATTTCTGGAGACCCTGTAACGGTATGCTTCAATTCAATACCTTGCTCATTAACGATTGGAAGTGCCCTATCAACCACTTGTTCCATTATTTGTTTTAACTGGAATCGTTCTGGAGTAAAAACGTCTGGTTCACTATCTAATTTAGCTAATAATATCATCTCGTTTATAATTTTTTTTAGACGGTTAACTTCTGTTACCATCATCTCAAGACCTTTTTCTTCCTCTTCTGCATCAAAAATATGATCTCGAATTCCTTCCGCATACCCTTGAATTGTCATCAGAGGTGTTTTTAACTCATGACTCGCATTTTGAAAGAATGTTTGTTGTGAATTAATATATCTTTCCAGCTCTTGGGCCATATCATAAACACTCTGTTCGACTTCTTTAATTTCGCCTGTTGCTTTAATTCGTTTAATGGAATGGAATTGCCGTTTTTCAATTTTTTTCAATTGCTTTTTTAATTGTGAAAGCGGCGTGACTAATTTGCGTGTGAAAAAATAGCTCAGAATAATTGCAATAGCACCGCCAATGAAAAACACAATGAGCAAACGAAAGAAAAAACTTTGTTGAACGAGTTCTAAATCACTTAAAGGAGTCAAAAGAATCAGTTCAACCCCTGTACTCTCAGGTCTAAAAATAATGCGCGACGTGACAAACTTAGAACCTTTATATTCCCATAATGCTTTATTAGTATCAGAAAAGTCGTTTTTCTTAAAAAAACCTGCAACTACACTATCAGGAAGCGAAGGAGAAACGGCCACATCTTGATTCCTATCATAAATAAACATTTGCAAACCTTGATCTTCCAACAAACTATTTAAGTTCTCTACACTCGTGCTATCGTATTGATCATTTAGCACATCCACAATTAAGTCGCCTTTTTGCTTTAACTGCCGCTGCTCATCTTGAATGAGTAAATCTAAGAGTAAAGAATAGATCACATACCCCGTAATTGCCATAATAACGAAAAGCAAAGTTGTAAAAGCTACATTTAATTGCGATTGCAACTTCATGAAGTTTCTCCTTCATCTCTTAAACGATATCCATAGCCCCATACCGTTTCTAACGGTAAATCAGGAAGCTTTTTCCGAATACGTTTTACAAGGTCATCTACGGCACGATCACTTCCAAAGTAATTATCGCCCCAAATCTTGATTAACAGCTCTTCTCTCGAAAAAGCTCGGTTCACATTCTCTACTAAAATAAGTAGCATATCAAATTCCTTTGTGGTTACCTCGTATTCTTCATCCCGAAAGAAAATACGCCGTTCTTCTTTATCTATGGTTAATTCGTCAACTGTGACTCTTGCATCGTTTTCTTCTGTATGAGCCAATCTAATATTCGACCGTTTAAATAATCGTTTCACTCTAGCGACCAGTTCCCTTGGGCTAAAAGGTTTTGTTAAATAATCATCCCCTCCAAGTTCCAAACCAAGGATTTTATCAATTTCTTCGTCCTTCGCGGAAATAATAATGATGGGAACTTCACTTTCCATGCGAATTTTTTTACAAAACTCATAGCCGTCCATTCCTGGAAGCATAATGTCTAATATCCACATACCCGGAGGCTCTGTTTTCCAAAGCTCCCAGGCAGCTTCAGCTGATTCCAACAATGTAACTGTAAAACCTTCTTTTTTTAAATAGGCCGCAACAATATTACGTATATTAGGATCATCTTCAACAATTCCGATATGATGATTCATTTTTTTTCACCTTTCTCTTCATTCTTTGTCTCTATTTTCACATAACGAAAAGAAAACTTCATTAAAAATGGGTTTTCCTTGCAGAATTTCTAATACGTCTGTGGCAAATCGAAACATCTCTTATGGAAAAGGACATTTAAGTTTACGGTTATCTTTCCATTAGGCTTGTCCAGCAGGAAGTCCAAATGACCACTCCGCTTAAATTTCTATTCTTTAGTTATTGTACCATTAATGAAGTAACTTCATGAACAAGAACAAATGAAAGACAGTAGATTGAAATCATTCTTCTGTCATCCATACCCTCAAACTGATCTTCAGCAATAGAAACTACTCATACCAAGTTAAATTAACTTACAAGAACGATTAATAAATTATTTTTAGGGGTATACCAATAACAAGCGGAATAGCAGCGATTTATATGTGATCATTCCACCTAAACTTTACACAATTATTCCACAGTTATACCAAATGATTCCCCAAGGAAACGGGTATACTAAAAGTATCAATCGGAACTTCACTCTTTGTGAAGGAACCGTTCACCATACAAGGCGAAAAACAGACATCTTTTGAGCGTCCCCCCCTACTCCCCTCGATGCCTTTTGATGTCTGTTTCTTGCCTGACATTATAATCTGTCTGAAAGGGTGATGAAAATGGATGATAGAAACAATGAACAAACGAATCAACATAACGGATTTACCGATAACGAAAACCTTCCATCTCAACAATTAAACCAGAATCAAAATTCTCACCAACTAACGGATGAACAGTCTAATACGCAACAAAATACGAGCTATGATAGCACCACAGGAAATAAAAAAACAGCGAATAAGTCCTTGTTACATTTTATTTTAGGTGGTATTTCTGGTGGTGTTGTATCTGTTATTATCATAGCAGTGTTAATGTTTACAAATATTATTCCAATGACACAAGACAACGGAAATGGATCCGCTTCAACAGACGGAAATAACAAAGCTCAAGAAGTCGTCAAAACGCTCGCCTCTGAGGATTCAGAAGTGTCCACAAATATCGAAGAAACCTCTAAAGCAGTTGTTGGAGTTATTAATAAGCAACAGCAAGATATTTGGACAGAAAGCCAAGAAGCAGGTACAGGTTCAGGAATCATTTATAAAAAAGAAAACGGCAAAGCGTATGTAATTACAAATCAACATGTTGTAGCAGGAGCAGAAGAAGTAGAAGTCGCTTTAAATTATTCTGAAGAACGCTTAAATGCTAACGTGTTAGGTACAGACGAGTTAACAGATTTAGCCGTGTTAGAAATTGATGGTGATCCTATCACTACCGTTGCAAACATGGGATCTTCTAAAGATTTAAAAATAGGGGAAAATGTTTTAGCCATTGGAAATCCATTAGGTATGGAATTCGCTAACACCGTAACGAAAGGTGTGATAAGTGGACTTGATCGTTCTGTACCCATCGATACAAACGGAGACAGTCGAGCAGATTGGATTACCGAGGTTATCCAAACAGATGCTGCCATCAATCCAGGCAATAGTGGTGGTGCCCTCGTCAATGAAAAAGGTGCCGTCGTTGGAATTAACTCAATGAAAATTGCCAGACAGGAAGTGGAAGGCATTGGTTTTGCTATTCCTGTAGACGCAGCACTTCCAATTGTGGAACAGTTAGAAAAGAAAGGTCAAATTGAACGTCCACTAATCGGCATTAGTACGGCAGCCATTGAACAAGTACCACCTCAATATAGAACAGACATCCAATTACCTGAAGATGTAAAAGGTGGGATGGTTATTGCAAACGTGGAAAACGGATCTCCTGCTGACAAAGCTGGGCTACAACAATTTGATGTGATCACTAAAATTAATGGAAATGACGTGACATCCATCTTAGAATTACGGAAATTTTTATATTCTGATGCTTCTGTTGGTGAGAAAATAGATGTTGAATATTACCGAGATGGGCAAAAAGAAACAACCAAGCTAACTCTGGAAGCAAAACAGACAAAAAGTGAAAACACAACAGAAGAAGGATAGAATAAAGCAGGTTACGGTCCAATTGGATCATAACCTGCTTTTTAAGGCAATCCATTTTCTCTTAATTTTAGCTATGCCGAATTCATTCCTTTTGTCTTAAGAGCAGGGGTTTTCCAAGAATATGTCGAAATGAGATACTTAAGAGGCGAAATGCAGATAAGGTAAATGAATAACATGAAATGTTTATTTTACCAAATTTACCTAATGCTGTTATAATAGAGGCCTATCTCTCATTACAATTAAAGGAGGAAGGGTATGATCTGTCCGAATTGTGAGCACGAAACAAAAGAAGGAAAGTTTTGTACGAATTGTGGTGTACATCTTAATCTTGAAGAAGCAGCAGTAGCTGAAGAAGGGGAAAGTCAATCTGATACCACACTAAACAATAGGGATTTTTCTTCAACTGTAAGTACAGTAGGAAAACATTTTGCAAGTTTTTTCATGCACTACTTAAAATCTCCACATAAGGCGCGCTTTGCCACACAGCAAGATATCATTCCTGCCATCATAAGCATCGTTTTATTCGCACTTGCAGTAACCATAAGCTTCTATGTGGTAGTAACGAGTCAAGTAGGTAGTTATTTTTTGGATATTGGCTTTTTAGATGGATTTATCATCCCATTTATACAATATCTTCTACTATTTGCTTTTATAATTATATTAACTTTCATTTCTACAAAATTAACAGCACAACATATGACTTTGCAAGAAACAGTAACAAAAGTTGGAATTTATACAATCCCTTTTCTTCTTATTTTTTTAGCTGGAATTTTACTTACTTGGATTAGAATCCCTTTTTTCAGTGTGCTTATTCCGATTAGTTTACTTGGCCCAGTTATATTCATACCATCGTTTATTTTACTTGAGTCAAAAGAAAAAGAACACGGTTACGATAGAGTTTATGTTTTAATCGCCTTTTATTTCATTTCTTTTGTAGTCATGTCTTTCCTTTTACAAGATATGATAGGAAGATTACTCGGGGGGTTATTTGGAGGATTAATGGGCGATTTTTTCCAAGGTTATTAATAAGAAAAACAAAGGCTGTCGGACAGTCTTTGTTTTTCTTTTTTTCGTATAACGATGATGACTTATTTTAGAGCAACTGGACAATGGAACAGTTGGCAGTATTAAACAAGGAACAAAGGCTCGGGGCGCCCGTTTTGCAACGTAGCGACTGGAACGAATCAACGAAAGTTTTAGGAATCATGTTCCTGCAACAGGAGTATGCCGGCGCCCTCCGGCAAGCCCGCCTTTAGTCGGACTTCCTATTTAGGGCGAACCGATGATGACTTAGCTTAGGGCAATGGAGTGAAGTCGCCTAGTTGCTGGGCGCTGGAGCCGGACGTGACTAAATAACTTAGTAAGTTTATCCATATATTCTAAATTTTGTAATGATAGCGAAAAAGTGCCTGTTATTGAGAACGGGCACTTTGATCTTCACCCAAAAAACAAATCAAAAATATTGCTTCCTTTAGAACTTTTCTTGTTATAGAATTCCGAATAGCCACATTCTTTACAATAAACGACTAAAAATTGATTGTTTTGTACGTCGAACACCTTTGACAAGCCGGTTCCCGTCATAGCCACTTCCTTTTGATCAGCGTTTGTACTTCCGCATTTTAAACAACCTTTTTGCTGCAATCTAATCACCTCTCAATTAGAAAAACTTGTCTTGCCTTAGTTTGTCTTATACTTTTATTAAAAATAATTTTACTCCCCTATAGTATAAAAATACGTTTCTCATAGAAGTTTGGTTTCAAGAAATGAAGATTTACTTTTAGAAAACTCAGCGCTTACTAATTTTAAATTTATTTCCTTTTTTATCTATCGCGCAAAAGAAAATGAGCCTTTCTTACATCCATCTTATTTATGACTATTTTTAAAACTTCATTTTATATTTATCTCAAATACAAAGCATTGTAGAGCCAGCTTTAAGCGTTAAAAATGCCGGTTGTAGAAGTTAAAAAGAGACAACCGCACCTAAAAAATTTTTTCGTTAAAAGATAAAGATTTGCTTATTCTTTATCGTTCATGCTCATCATCTGTTTGGTCCATAACAGGTTCCGTATATTTCCCATCAGAAGATGCACCTAAATATCCTTCCACATCTTCTACATAGCCGACTTGTTCGTCACTATTCGGATACATTTTATTATAACTAGCCTTATCACCGTAAAAATCAGAAGGTGTTTCCGATGTACCATAACGGCTAACTTCCTGCCAAGCATCCTCAGCGTCATAGCCAACTTGTGTCTCATCACTTATTTTATCAGGATTTATATTTGGGCTATACACTTCCTCTTCCATGGTGCGCGTTTGGTTAAATGAATCTTGTACGGTATGCTCCATACATCGGTCTGCAGTTGGGAGAGCTTCAAGCCGTTCATAAGGGATATCATTGCCACATTCTTTGCAAATTCCATAAGTACCTTCTGCAATTGCATGTAAAGCTTTATTAATATCTTCTAATTCCTTTTCAGCATGCTCATTAAGCGCGACATCCTTTCCTCTTTCAAATAATTCGGATGCTGTATCTGCAGGATGATTATCATAATTGGACAATTCACCACTTGATTGTTGCACGGATTCTAAAGTTAAATCCATATGCTTTTGAACATGGGAAATAAGTTCGGATTGGCGATTTTGTAAAGCTTGTTTACAATGTGCTAATTGCTGTTCATTAATCATCTTTTCACCCTCTTTTATATCCTGTTTATTTTAATACTATGCGCAAAAAAAGAGAGTGACATGCTTTATTTCTGTTCCCAAATCATGTCAATATGCCAAATCCCATCATCTAAGTACGCAGTGGATACCTGTTTAAAACCAAATGCTTGATAAAACGCCTTTAAATGCTGTTGGGCTTGAATCTTAATATTGTTTTTAAAATGATTCACTGTATATTTCATCGCTTCCTCCATTTATTCTTTTCCATATACCCTATCCCAGTAAGCTTTTGTCACAAGGACTCTACCTATAGAAGCTTCTACATATTTACTACCAGCAGGAAGTATTCTTGCATATGACTAAACTTTGGTTATCTTGAAGCTGCACATGTGTTGCTTTTAAATCATATGCGTCTATTTCTTGATATGCGCATTGCTGTTCGACTACAAATACATTCACTCGAGACTTTAATTAAGTATATAGTTCCAGTTGGTCAAGTTCTTGAAAAGATTTTTTTCTCCACCTCATATCATGTCCTCTCCTTCATTATTTCTAGATAGAATAACAGGATTTTCCCATTTTTTGTCGAATGAATGTAATATATAGTGCCAATGGAAAGGAGAATGATTTTGCTTACATATGAGGATCGAATTGGTTTTATAGGTACTGGCGTCATGGGGGCGAGCATGGCAAAGCGAATTATGAACGCAGGATACCACGTTTCCATCTATACACGCACAAAGCAAAAAGCTACGAGCTTAATTAACGCTGGCGCGGATTGGGAAGATTCCATTGCCAATTTAACAAAGAACTGCAAGGTCATTATTACGATGGTAGGCTATCCAAGTGATGTGGAAGAAGTTTATTTTAGCGACCAAGGTATTTTAAAAAATGTAGCTCAAGGTACTTACTTAGTGGATATGACAACTTCTAAACCTAAACTAGCAGAACAAATTGAAAGCGAAGCAGAAGAAAAAGGGTGCTATGCATTAGACGCGCCTGTATCTGGTGGTGATATCGGTGCCAAAAATGGCAAACTAACCATTATGGTCGGTGGAAAAGAAAAAGCATACAAAGATATACTCCCATTATTGCAAACAATGGGCGAAAACATCATTTTGCAAGGAGAAGCTGGAGCTGGACAACATACCAAATTAGCGAATCAAATAACGATTGCTTCTAATATGGTTGGCGTATGCGAAGCCATTGCTTATGCAAAAAAATCAGGACTTAACCCTGAGTTAGTGCTTGATAGTATAACAGCTGGCGCGGCTGGAAGCTGGTCACTTTCTAATCTTGCACCACGCATGATCAAAGAAGATGATGCACCAGGATTTTATGTAAAGCACTTTATTAAAGATATGAAAATCGCACTAGAATCAGCAGAAGAGCTAGGACTGTCTACACCTGGATTAGCTCTATCGTTAAAGCTTTACGAGGAGCTTGAAGCAAAAGGAGAAGCAGATAGCGGCACACAAGCCTTAATCAAATTATTTTCCTCACCGTAATAATTTTTCATACAGAAGGATAACGCATAAACCTTACGCTATCCTTCTGTTTTTATTTTTGTCACGTTTGCAAGTAATAGGAAGCATTTTTGAGTGAAAAGTTATAGCTTTATCCCTATTAAATTTTTTAAAAATTTAGTTGTTTTACATTTTAAAGCAAATTATACTTGTATTGTACAAACAATGGAAAGGAAGGGAGAAAGGTATAATGGAATCCAAAATAGAAATTATTCCAAAACAACGAATTGCTTTTATGCGACGAACCGGCCCCTATGGTCGCGAAAATAGGCAAGTAATGGAGCGTTTAAAAAAATGGGCTACGGAAAAGAGTCTCCTTCCATCTGCAACTATTTTTGCTATACCTCAGGATAACCCGAAAAAAACATCACCTAAAAATTGCCGATTTGATGTGGGTATCACCCTCTCTGAGGAATACCTTTTACAAGAGGATAGAGCCATTCGCGAAGGTTGGATTTCTGGAGGAAAATACGTTGTTTATAACATCAATCACACAGCTAAAGATATTGCCAAAGCGTACAAAGCTATTTTCCCAGACCTCAACAAACACGGTTATCAAATAACGAACAAACCTATAATGGAAAGATATACTGGCGATATGTATAACCATCCTTATTGTGACATTTGTGTGCCTGTAAAGTAAAATTTTGGCATACTAAAAGAAGTTATCCGTTTGATAACTTCTTCTTTTTTTCATGGATGAAATCACCATTGATCGCATGGAAAAAGCCATTATACGACTTGTAGGTTCGCTATTCACACAGAAGGTTTTAACTATAAAAGTATCGAAGTTTATTGGTAACACTTGGCTTACGACCATATTTTTTTTGGGATATAGCATCATCGTTTTCCGTATAAGACAACCTTAAAGCTAAACATTAGATACTTTCCTATCTACTTACTTTTAAACAAAAGCTAATAATATAGCATAGAGGTTGCTTAAAGTTGATCATTTCCCAATATTTTCATCGTTTGCACGCATGTAAAAATGTATATGGCACACTTGCGACAAGACAGTAATAACCGTTCCAACAGATCATTTTCCTTTATTCATGTTTTGGTTATCTACTTCTTGCTGAACGGCAAAAGCTAAATCATCATTTCCAAATAACTGAAGCGCTTGAAGTACCGTTTCTGTTGCGATGAAATCAGCTTCTTCTTTGGGCACTGTCTCCTCCATCATTTCTTCCAACACTTTATTAGCTTGTTGATGAGGATACGCCTTTTTATACACTTCTAAAGCATCTACATCATAATTGACACACCACTGCGCAAAAACTAAAATCATCATTCTTTCATTTTGCTCATAGTTTGCAATGACCGTTTTTTCTGTTTCGTTCATACGCTTACCCACCATTTCTTAACATAAATATCCAAGAAAATGATAACGACTGTTGTAAATCAAGCGGCAAATGGTTATACATCTCCTTGCTAACACCTTGCTTTGGTACACCATATCCATCTACATATTCCAAATCTATATCCGTACAAAGCTGTTGAAATTCCCAAGGCATCATTGTATTACAAATGACTGTTTCCCCATGCAAGCGCGGATAACTGTTCGCACGCGGTCCTGCAGTCGGTCCTAATATTCCTACACAGATATGTCCACCCTCTTTTACTACACGCTTTAACTCTTGCAACGCTTGCTTTGGATTTTCCGTCCACTCCAAAACATTCATTGCCATAATGGCATCGAATGTATTTGTGGAAAAAGGAATCTTTTGTACATCTCCTTCCAATACATGGATGCTATTTGGAAGTTTGTTCTTCGCATATTGTACCATCACCGAAGAAATGTCAATTGCAGCTACTTGATAACCTTGCTCATATAACTTATACGCACCATACCCATCACCACAACCTATATCTAATACATGCTGATTAGTGCTCAGAAAACGACGCAAA
It encodes:
- a CDS encoding TraR/DksA C4-type zinc finger protein, which gives rise to MINEQQLAHCKQALQNRQSELISHVQKHMDLTLESVQQSSGELSNYDNHPADTASELFERGKDVALNEHAEKELEDINKALHAIAEGTYGICKECGNDIPYERLEALPTADRCMEHTVQDSFNQTRTMEEEVYSPNINPDKISDETQVGYDAEDAWQEVSRYGTSETPSDFYGDKASYNKMYPNSDEQVGYVEDVEGYLGASSDGKYTEPVMDQTDDEHER
- a CDS encoding AraC family transcriptional regulator, with translation MESKIEIIPKQRIAFMRRTGPYGRENRQVMERLKKWATEKSLLPSATIFAIPQDNPKKTSPKNCRFDVGITLSEEYLLQEDRAIREGWISGGKYVVYNINHTAKDIAKAYKAIFPDLNKHGYQITNKPIMERYTGDMYNHPYCDICVPVK
- a CDS encoding NAD(P)-dependent oxidoreductase; amino-acid sequence: MILLTYEDRIGFIGTGVMGASMAKRIMNAGYHVSIYTRTKQKATSLINAGADWEDSIANLTKNCKVIITMVGYPSDVEEVYFSDQGILKNVAQGTYLVDMTTSKPKLAEQIESEAEEKGCYALDAPVSGGDIGAKNGKLTIMVGGKEKAYKDILPLLQTMGENIILQGEAGAGQHTKLANQITIASNMVGVCEAIAYAKKSGLNPELVLDSITAGAAGSWSLSNLAPRMIKEDDAPGFYVKHFIKDMKIALESAEELGLSTPGLALSLKLYEELEAKGEADSGTQALIKLFSSP
- a CDS encoding sensor histidine kinase; translation: MKLQSQLNVAFTTLLFVIMAITGYVIYSLLLDLLIQDEQRQLKQKGDLIVDVLNDQYDSTSVENLNSLLEDQGLQMFIYDRNQDVAVSPSLPDSVVAGFFKKNDFSDTNKALWEYKGSKFVTSRIIFRPESTGVELILLTPLSDLELVQQSFFFRLLIVFFIGGAIAIILSYFFTRKLVTPLSQLKKQLKKIEKRQFHSIKRIKATGEIKEVEQSVYDMAQELERYINSQQTFFQNASHELKTPLMTIQGYAEGIRDHIFDAEEEEKGLEMMVTEVNRLKKIINEMILLAKLDSEPDVFTPERFQLKQIMEQVVDRALPIVNEQGIELKHTVTGSPEITADAEKMLRALLNLTFNAIRHANQQVQIEMKKENKKVLIRIEDDGEGVPEDLIPHIFHRFVKGKGGETGLGLAIARAIIEQSNGKISVGRSELGGAKFEIVFGTK
- a CDS encoding response regulator transcription factor — protein: MNHHIGIVEDDPNIRNIVAAYLKKEGFTVTLLESAEAAWELWKTEPPGMWILDIMLPGMDGYEFCKKIRMESEVPIIIISAKDEEIDKILGLELGGDDYLTKPFSPRELVARVKRLFKRSNIRLAHTEENDARVTVDELTIDKEERRIFFRDEEYEVTTKEFDMLLILVENVNRAFSREELLIKIWGDNYFGSDRAVDDLVKRIRKKLPDLPLETVWGYGYRLRDEGETS
- a CDS encoding zinc ribbon domain-containing protein yields the protein MQQKGCLKCGSTNADQKEVAMTGTGLSKVFDVQNNQFLVVYCKECGYSEFYNKKSSKGSNIFDLFFG
- a CDS encoding YcdB/YcdC domain-containing protein, which codes for MTLNQLFQSLISYIPATNMNMRKAYQPDEIISGVQYDIFSNTTNKNVAVFTVDNQGKLLYFSVEDEILKPSNYTLKRDELIEKASHFVKTFYPEMYKNCKLASFLKLGNAYTVHFAYQDEQLHLFLPETGVTLFLTKSGKISTIISFHDKNTNIHYPDVMISAEAAKKQYLHHLEPELLIAPMDTYYINNNGKFRLVYSIIERAFYIPADGGEIYVQKDAIKQIPFHKPEKVKTNLHDIIGLKGYKLMKKKQAKNKRIEVWSTLPNVIQNKTDFDIEEIDSCLMKLCFDKQDRLLQITSEELPPKDISKPIGVDQAEEIAYQLLFYLYPEAHKQLIRIDGEGEIEDVYCFDFRWQYNSIRILHDIISIDVGKYSGRICSFDHQPLCKQRYEHVHTTPTLSKQTVKQIYADDVQMELRWFQDGESDYKLVYAPTFPKLAGVIRMIDAHTAQIFQTEKTELFC
- a CDS encoding S1C family serine protease — protein: MDDRNNEQTNQHNGFTDNENLPSQQLNQNQNSHQLTDEQSNTQQNTSYDSTTGNKKTANKSLLHFILGGISGGVVSVIIIAVLMFTNIIPMTQDNGNGSASTDGNNKAQEVVKTLASEDSEVSTNIEETSKAVVGVINKQQQDIWTESQEAGTGSGIIYKKENGKAYVITNQHVVAGAEEVEVALNYSEERLNANVLGTDELTDLAVLEIDGDPITTVANMGSSKDLKIGENVLAIGNPLGMEFANTVTKGVISGLDRSVPIDTNGDSRADWITEVIQTDAAINPGNSGGALVNEKGAVVGINSMKIARQEVEGIGFAIPVDAALPIVEQLEKKGQIERPLIGISTAAIEQVPPQYRTDIQLPEDVKGGMVIANVENGSPADKAGLQQFDVITKINGNDVTSILELRKFLYSDASVGEKIDVEYYRDGQKETTKLTLEAKQTKSENTTEEG
- a CDS encoding class I SAM-dependent methyltransferase, with translation MGFNWNGEVAKQWDERAVTWNERSKNMWETGSRQAVIPFLRRFLSTNQHVLDIGCGDGYGAYKLYEQGYQVAAIDISSVMVQYAKNKLPNSIHVLEGDVQKIPFSTNTFDAIMAMNVLEWTENPKQALQELKRVVKEGGHICVGILGPTAGPRANSYPRLHGETVICNTMMPWEFQQLCTDIDLEYVDGYGVPKQGVSKEMYNHLPLDLQQSLSFSWIFMLRNGG
- a CDS encoding zinc ribbon domain-containing protein, coding for MICPNCEHETKEGKFCTNCGVHLNLEEAAVAEEGESQSDTTLNNRDFSSTVSTVGKHFASFFMHYLKSPHKARFATQQDIIPAIISIVLFALAVTISFYVVVTSQVGSYFLDIGFLDGFIIPFIQYLLLFAFIIILTFISTKLTAQHMTLQETVTKVGIYTIPFLLIFLAGILLTWIRIPFFSVLIPISLLGPVIFIPSFILLESKEKEHGYDRVYVLIAFYFISFVVMSFLLQDMIGRLLGGLFGGLMGDFFQGY
- a CDS encoding GNAT family N-acetyltransferase, whose translation is MKYTVNHFKNNIKIQAQQHLKAFYQAFGFKQVSTAYLDDGIWHIDMIWEQK